The following proteins are encoded in a genomic region of Phycisphaerae bacterium:
- a CDS encoding alkaline phosphatase family protein, with translation MLFRPLVAGASILVGTFVWSSAVAGEPKIIAGPMVSKSEPNRIEIWLETDKESMIGARLVSGRAGSGGAGDFVAAKRLLCSRYLHRLQLSTDASSAVRIQFAWATQPAGEQVKWTLVDGVEWRGTTPPLVGAAGRFNLAFGSCSHQEKHPASQPVWSAVAADKPDLFLFIGDNIYLPNDSIQYPATRAEVLKLYCDTYDRQRRMPELQSLLRSTYCFGLWDDHDYGPNNSDRTWQWKDVALEAFMLYFPGEYGLPDARGCFRKFAWGDVDIFMLDDRTFRDPNTAPDRRTFLGEKQLAWLKEGLSASRATFRIIVCGNQILSDTHPHEGWGTCFRAERDEFLQWLWNNRIGGVIFLAGDRHFAELVHKKDPSKKAADLWELTSSPLANDTFKSGDQIPNADRVAAYTTGPNYGVLEFDTVANPPSVMLKLKSETGKTMFQQEVRSIRRADSP, from the coding sequence ATGTTGTTTAGGCCCTTGGTTGCGGGCGCGTCGATTCTGGTCGGGACGTTCGTGTGGTCGTCGGCCGTCGCAGGTGAGCCGAAGATCATCGCAGGGCCAATGGTTTCGAAAAGCGAACCCAATAGGATTGAAATCTGGCTAGAGACGGATAAGGAATCCATGATTGGCGCGCGTCTTGTCAGCGGTCGCGCTGGTAGCGGCGGCGCGGGCGACTTTGTCGCGGCAAAGCGCCTACTGTGTTCGCGTTATCTTCATCGCCTGCAATTAAGTACGGATGCCTCGTCGGCGGTGCGCATCCAATTCGCATGGGCGACTCAGCCGGCCGGCGAGCAAGTGAAGTGGACCTTGGTGGACGGAGTCGAATGGCGTGGAACGACCCCGCCCTTGGTTGGCGCCGCAGGTCGGTTCAATTTGGCTTTCGGCTCCTGCTCACACCAGGAGAAGCATCCGGCCTCTCAGCCGGTCTGGAGCGCAGTTGCTGCCGACAAGCCGGATCTTTTTCTCTTCATCGGCGACAACATCTATCTGCCCAACGATTCAATTCAGTATCCGGCGACGCGAGCAGAGGTGCTCAAACTCTACTGCGATACCTACGACAGACAGCGGCGGATGCCGGAGTTGCAGTCGCTTTTGCGATCAACATATTGCTTCGGCCTGTGGGACGATCATGACTACGGCCCAAACAACTCTGACAGAACCTGGCAATGGAAGGACGTGGCGTTGGAAGCGTTCATGCTCTATTTCCCGGGGGAGTATGGATTGCCGGACGCGCGCGGTTGTTTTCGGAAGTTCGCTTGGGGCGACGTGGATATCTTCATGCTCGATGATCGAACGTTTCGCGACCCGAACACTGCGCCGGACCGCAGGACATTCCTCGGTGAGAAGCAACTCGCCTGGTTGAAGGAAGGATTGTCCGCTTCGAGGGCGACGTTCAGGATCATCGTCTGTGGCAACCAGATTCTGTCCGACACGCACCCGCATGAGGGCTGGGGCACGTGCTTCCGCGCCGAACGCGATGAGTTTCTTCAGTGGCTGTGGAACAACCGGATCGGTGGCGTCATTTTCCTGGCGGGCGATCGACACTTTGCGGAATTGGTTCACAAGAAGGATCCATCGAAAAAGGCTGCGGATCTCTGGGAGTTGACGAGTTCGCCGCTCGCCAACGACACGTTCAAATCGGGCGACCAGATTCCCAATGCGGATCGAGTTGCGGCCTATACGACGGGGCCGAACTACGGAGTGCTTGAGTTTGATACCGTCGCGAATCCGCCGTCCGTTATGCTGAAATTGAAGAGTGAGACAGGTAAAACCATGTTTCAGCAGGAAGTGCGTTCGATTCGTCGGGCCGACTCTCCCTGA
- the mutL gene encoding DNA mismatch repair endonuclease MutL, which translates to MNSSICIAHRLSRFYTWWIVDIHQPLSRQPSTTMRIHRLDPSLVNKIAAGEVIERPASVVKELVENAIDAGASRIDVALEGGGSDLIRVIDDGCGIGHDDLPLAIASHATSKLSSADDLFNIRTLGFRGEALASIASVSHLRIVSRPSDQLEGYEIQSNKDSEELSPERADHRNARLATDDPHRRIVPRPLAAPQGTCIEVRNLFFNVPARRKFLKQPQTECSHVTEQIARLSLAHPGIAFTLTHQGRALRNLPATVDRRTRIADFYGAELADCLLPVRSQERELLIEGLIAPPAQSRASTKWQYLFLNGRYITDRRIAFAVREAFRGLVEHDRFPVVFLFLLADPRDFDVNVHPTKIEVRWKDAGLVQSQVLAVLREALLSHDLTPAMNMNRARGGWNSGDAVARLGSVDPGPRRDFGNQQRARQALADYLKRVDPTQSRLTFSPPPFRSDSLRPSIARTLRTPPMDDSQSHDAALGPPSPFGPATLNGAGSDSGEATPTLPGQLNSSARPEPFIAASAATDAPAMASQSLPAGVPEGIVAPGPSGVMQIHNTYLVAQTQDGVIIVDQHALHERILYERFRERILQGPLESQRLLLPETIATSPTRSETIEHHASLLNRLGIVVEPFGPGALAVQAFPTLLQGVEIGEFVSDLLDKLPDTDGAPSEETAIHAALDMMACKAAVKAGDPLTQDEMLALLEMRHLTERSSNCPHGRPTTLELTTQDLERQFRRI; encoded by the coding sequence GTGAATTCCTCCATCTGCATTGCTCATCGACTATCGCGGTTCTATACTTGGTGGATTGTAGATATTCATCAACCGCTTTCGCGACAACCCTCGACGACGATGCGCATTCACCGGCTTGACCCCTCCCTTGTCAACAAGATCGCCGCGGGCGAGGTCATCGAACGTCCCGCTTCGGTCGTCAAGGAACTCGTCGAGAATGCCATCGATGCAGGAGCGTCCCGCATCGACGTCGCTCTTGAGGGCGGCGGCAGCGACCTCATTCGCGTAATCGACGACGGATGCGGCATCGGCCACGACGACCTGCCTCTTGCAATCGCCTCTCACGCCACCAGCAAGCTCAGCTCGGCCGACGATCTGTTCAATATCCGCACACTGGGTTTTCGTGGTGAAGCCCTCGCATCGATTGCTTCGGTGAGCCATCTACGAATCGTGAGCCGGCCATCCGACCAGCTCGAAGGCTATGAGATTCAATCCAACAAGGATTCAGAGGAGTTATCCCCCGAAAGGGCAGACCACCGCAACGCCCGCCTCGCCACCGACGATCCACATCGGAGAATTGTGCCACGTCCACTCGCGGCCCCGCAGGGCACCTGCATCGAGGTCCGCAACTTGTTCTTTAATGTGCCGGCGCGGCGCAAGTTTCTAAAGCAACCGCAAACGGAGTGCAGCCACGTCACCGAACAGATCGCCCGACTTTCACTCGCGCATCCCGGAATCGCTTTCACATTGACGCACCAAGGCCGCGCGTTGCGCAATTTGCCGGCAACGGTCGACCGCCGCACACGAATCGCTGATTTCTATGGAGCGGAACTGGCGGATTGCCTACTGCCCGTGCGGAGTCAGGAACGCGAACTACTCATCGAAGGCCTGATCGCCCCACCCGCGCAATCGCGCGCATCGACGAAGTGGCAATACCTGTTTTTAAACGGCCGATACATTACTGATCGCCGGATCGCCTTTGCCGTACGCGAAGCGTTTCGCGGCCTCGTCGAGCACGATCGATTTCCCGTGGTGTTCCTGTTTCTCCTGGCTGATCCGCGCGATTTCGACGTGAATGTGCACCCCACAAAGATTGAGGTTCGCTGGAAGGATGCGGGTCTGGTTCAGTCGCAGGTGCTGGCCGTTCTGCGCGAGGCGCTTTTGTCGCACGATCTGACGCCCGCGATGAATATGAATCGCGCTCGCGGCGGTTGGAATTCCGGTGATGCGGTCGCGCGGCTCGGTTCGGTTGATCCTGGCCCGCGGCGCGACTTCGGCAATCAGCAGCGCGCCCGGCAGGCGCTGGCCGATTACCTTAAGCGCGTCGATCCGACGCAATCGCGGCTGACCTTCTCGCCACCACCGTTCCGCTCAGATTCGCTGCGACCGTCGATCGCGCGAACGCTGCGAACGCCGCCAATGGATGATTCCCAATCGCACGACGCCGCGCTGGGCCCGCCGTCGCCCTTCGGCCCGGCAACTCTGAATGGAGCGGGCTCGGATTCCGGAGAAGCGACTCCGACATTACCAGGCCAACTGAACAGCTCCGCTCGTCCGGAGCCGTTCATCGCCGCGTCAGCGGCGACAGACGCACCGGCGATGGCTTCCCAATCCTTGCCGGCCGGCGTGCCCGAAGGTATCGTCGCACCCGGCCCCAGCGGCGTGATGCAAATCCACAATACCTATCTCGTCGCGCAGACTCAGGACGGCGTGATCATCGTTGATCAGCACGCGCTGCACGAGCGGATCCTCTACGAGCGATTCCGCGAGAGAATACTACAAGGCCCGCTGGAATCGCAGCGATTGCTGCTTCCGGAGACAATCGCGACTTCCCCCACGCGGTCCGAAACGATCGAACATCACGCATCGTTGCTGAATCGGCTCGGCATCGTGGTCGAACCCTTCGGCCCCGGCGCGCTGGCGGTCCAGGCATTCCCCACGCTTCTACAGGGCGTTGAAATCGGCGAATTCGTTTCCGACCTGCTCGACAAACTCCCGGATACCGATGGCGCCCCCTCCGAGGAAACCGCCATTCACGCGGCACTCGACATGATGGCGTGCAAGGCGGCGGTCAAAGCCGGTGACCCGTTGACCCAGGACGAAATGTTAGCGCTACTGGAAATGCGGCATCTGACCGAGCGGTCAAGTAATTGCCCGCACGGACGCCCAACCACGCTCGAACTCACTACGCAAGACCTGGAGAGGCAATTCAGGCGAATCTGA
- a CDS encoding NAD(P)H-dependent oxidoreductase subunit E, whose amino-acid sequence MAWQAIDRRTPVFDSEAPPSLSETVREKIRSFLPRYETKRAALLPALHVVQNTLGHISYQAMSEIAELLEIPPSAVLDTLTFYTHFWDHQKGRKVIVACRSLSCQVMGGDAVLAALKDELKIEEHGTTADGSYSLLTEECLAACDHAPCMLINEKLHKSVKPDDVKKILKDPKNDQIAPQRSDLFDPPSQAVGDGGDATKIIEKTSDIQEMRES is encoded by the coding sequence ATGGCTTGGCAGGCAATTGACCGCCGCACCCCCGTGTTCGACTCCGAAGCGCCCCCGTCGCTCAGCGAAACCGTGCGTGAGAAGATTCGTTCGTTCCTTCCCCGCTACGAGACCAAGCGCGCCGCCCTGCTGCCGGCGCTTCATGTGGTACAGAACACGCTGGGCCACATCAGTTATCAGGCGATGTCCGAAATTGCGGAGCTCCTCGAGATTCCACCCAGCGCGGTGCTCGATACGCTCACGTTCTACACCCACTTCTGGGATCACCAAAAAGGCCGGAAGGTCATTGTGGCCTGCCGAAGCCTGTCCTGCCAGGTCATGGGTGGCGATGCCGTTCTCGCTGCACTCAAGGACGAACTGAAGATCGAGGAGCACGGCACCACAGCCGACGGCAGCTACAGCCTGCTCACGGAAGAGTGCCTCGCCGCCTGCGATCATGCTCCCTGCATGCTGATCAACGAGAAATTGCACAAGTCCGTAAAGCCGGACGATGTGAAGAAGATTCTCAAAGACCCGAAAAACGATCAAATCGCGCCGCAAAGGTCCGATCTTTTCGATCCCCCTTCACAAGCCGTCGGCGACGGTGGCGACGCCACGAAGATCATCGAAAAGACGTCCGACATTCAGGAGATGCGGGAGTCGTGA
- a CDS encoding class I SAM-dependent RNA methyltransferase, protein MDFTSQAAIRLTCPRGAAELLRAEIEQLGFRVDTVGHSVVETSGTLIDAMRMNLHLRTAVNVLYQLAQFPCDGPDELYRAVRDVPWENWLSPDTYFTVVSRGNHPSIDNFMYVNQRVKDAVVDRMIEHFGRRPDTGSERDGFVLNVIWFGETAELFVNTSGRKLSDRGYRKLPHDAPMSESLAAAVILATGYDGSVSLTNPMCGSGTLAIEAALIATGRPPGLFRTHYGFQHIRGFDEDAWREMRIAAKKMRNRVEPKPIVATDMDPRAIDAARRNAETAGVHHMIEFHQCDFTNTPLPSDKGVVVLNPEYGMRMGEIKALESTYARIGDFFKQKCRGHSGYVFSGNLELAKKIGLTAKRRIIFFNARIECRLLMYELYEGSRRKPKPGAESAADSAQHG, encoded by the coding sequence ATGGATTTCACCAGCCAAGCCGCGATCCGCCTCACCTGCCCACGTGGAGCGGCGGAACTTTTGCGCGCCGAGATCGAACAACTCGGCTTCAGGGTGGACACCGTCGGCCACTCCGTCGTTGAAACATCTGGAACACTGATCGACGCCATGCGGATGAATCTCCACCTGCGGACGGCTGTCAACGTACTCTATCAGCTTGCGCAGTTTCCTTGTGACGGCCCCGATGAGCTTTACCGCGCCGTTCGCGACGTACCGTGGGAAAACTGGCTCTCCCCCGATACCTATTTCACTGTTGTCTCACGCGGAAATCACCCGAGCATCGACAACTTCATGTATGTCAATCAGCGCGTAAAGGACGCGGTCGTTGATCGGATGATCGAACACTTCGGCCGCCGCCCGGATACCGGCTCTGAACGCGACGGCTTCGTCCTCAATGTCATCTGGTTCGGCGAGACCGCCGAATTGTTCGTCAACACTTCCGGGCGCAAGCTCTCGGACCGCGGCTACAGGAAACTGCCGCATGATGCTCCCATGTCGGAATCTCTGGCCGCTGCGGTGATTCTCGCCACCGGCTACGACGGATCCGTGTCACTGACCAATCCGATGTGCGGCAGCGGCACGCTCGCCATTGAGGCCGCGCTGATTGCCACGGGAAGGCCGCCGGGGCTCTTCCGCACGCATTACGGCTTTCAGCACATTCGCGGTTTCGATGAAGACGCCTGGCGGGAAATGCGAATCGCCGCAAAGAAGATGCGCAACCGGGTGGAGCCCAAACCCATCGTCGCGACTGATATGGACCCCCGCGCGATCGACGCCGCGCGGAGAAATGCCGAGACCGCCGGCGTGCACCATATGATCGAATTTCACCAGTGCGATTTCACCAATACCCCCCTGCCAAGCGACAAAGGCGTGGTGGTGCTCAATCCAGAATACGGCATGCGGATGGGCGAAATCAAAGCGCTCGAGTCAACCTACGCACGAATCGGCGACTTCTTCAAACAAAAATGCAGAGGCCATTCAGGCTACGTATTCTCCGGGAACCTCGAACTTGCGAAGAAAATCGGGCTGACGGCCAAACGCCGCATCATCTTCTTCAATGCCCGGATCGAATGCAGGCTACTTATGTACGAGTTGTACGAGGGATCTCGCCGAAAGCCGAAGCCCGGCGCGGAAAGTGCCGCTGATTCCGCCCAACACGGATAG
- the rnc gene encoding ribonuclease III, with product MRDEALARCQAAIGIQFKNPALLASALTHASIANNRLESNERLEFLGDSILGMIVCQYLFENYPDFLEGELTKIKSTVVSGKTCAKISEELGLAECLFLGNGISTRAKLPTSVLAAVLESIIAAMYIDAGWDTTREFVLTHVEPFIQRAAVSEHHQNFKSQLQQHAQRDMSATPVYQMLDEKGPDHSKCFEVAVRIGSRQFAPAWGPSKKEAEQKAAYNALVELNLVAQEAHAG from the coding sequence ATGCGTGACGAAGCGCTTGCCCGCTGTCAGGCGGCGATCGGGATTCAATTCAAGAACCCGGCCCTCCTTGCTTCAGCACTCACACACGCCTCCATCGCGAACAATCGCCTTGAAAGTAACGAACGCCTTGAATTTCTCGGTGACTCCATTCTCGGCATGATCGTCTGCCAGTACCTCTTCGAGAACTACCCTGATTTTCTCGAAGGCGAATTGACCAAGATCAAATCGACCGTCGTCTCCGGAAAGACCTGTGCCAAAATCTCCGAGGAGCTTGGACTGGCTGAATGCCTGTTCCTCGGCAACGGCATATCGACGCGAGCCAAGCTCCCGACATCCGTGCTCGCCGCCGTGCTGGAGTCGATAATCGCCGCGATGTATATTGACGCCGGCTGGGACACCACGCGGGAGTTTGTCCTGACGCATGTCGAACCGTTCATTCAGCGCGCCGCGGTCAGCGAGCACCACCAGAACTTCAAATCCCAGTTGCAGCAACACGCACAACGTGACATGTCTGCGACACCTGTTTACCAGATGCTTGACGAAAAAGGGCCCGATCACAGCAAGTGCTTTGAAGTGGCCGTCCGAATCGGGTCACGGCAGTTTGCTCCGGCATGGGGGCCGAGCAAGAAAGAAGCCGAACAGAAGGCGGCCTACAACGCGCTTGTCGAGTTGAATCTTGTCGCACAGGAAGCGCATGCAGGCTGA
- the truD gene encoding tRNA pseudouridine(13) synthase TruD — translation MHQSSKIEPDHFDSLPHLTTDIAPIPAAIKRRYEDFRVEEIPAYEPCGRGDHVYFTIEKSGLATMRAVNDIGRYLDVNPRDIGLAGLKDARAVTTQMLSIEHIDSDRVRSMEIPRIKILNVSRHTNKLRIGHLRGNRFVIRMREVAGDRLDDIRAVCDTLMARGVPNYFGRQRFGSRGDTWRIGRSVLLDDKKQVVDLILGRPGPADSGEVLRARQLYEAGDFAGAAKAWPYGFRDNVRMCRELDRTRGKHARAFHAIDMRLKKFYVNAYQSYLFNLVLARRITTLDEIREGDLAFKHENGAVFRVEDAAAEAPRAAAFEISATGPIFGYKMTEPTGVPAEIENEILQTENISKDTFRSLARMKIHGARRPFRFRPEGLSIEPGEDEHGPFIELRFILPSGCYATLILGEICKQYMEEGLEEE, via the coding sequence ATGCATCAATCTTCCAAAATCGAACCGGATCATTTCGATTCATTGCCTCACCTCACGACCGATATTGCGCCAATACCAGCCGCCATCAAGCGTCGGTACGAGGATTTTCGCGTTGAAGAGATCCCGGCCTACGAACCGTGCGGCAGGGGCGATCACGTGTATTTCACGATCGAGAAGTCCGGGCTTGCGACGATGCGGGCGGTAAACGACATCGGGCGCTACCTCGATGTCAATCCGCGTGACATTGGTCTTGCCGGGCTGAAGGATGCCCGAGCTGTCACCACCCAGATGTTAAGCATTGAGCATATCGACTCCGATCGGGTTCGATCCATGGAGATTCCGCGGATCAAGATTCTGAATGTCTCGCGGCACACCAACAAACTGCGCATCGGGCACCTTCGGGGAAACCGATTCGTGATCCGCATGCGCGAAGTAGCGGGCGATCGACTCGACGATATCCGGGCAGTTTGCGACACGCTCATGGCACGCGGCGTACCCAACTACTTCGGGCGACAGCGATTCGGTTCACGCGGAGACACCTGGCGCATAGGGCGTTCGGTCCTCCTGGATGATAAGAAGCAGGTTGTCGATCTGATCCTCGGACGGCCGGGGCCTGCTGACTCCGGAGAAGTGCTTCGGGCCCGTCAGCTCTATGAGGCGGGCGATTTCGCCGGAGCGGCGAAGGCGTGGCCCTACGGCTTTCGTGACAATGTCCGAATGTGCCGGGAGCTTGATCGCACCCGCGGCAAACATGCGAGGGCATTCCACGCCATCGACATGCGGTTGAAAAAATTCTATGTCAACGCGTACCAGTCCTATCTTTTCAATCTCGTTCTAGCGCGGCGCATTACGACCCTCGACGAAATCAGGGAGGGAGACCTGGCTTTCAAGCATGAGAACGGCGCGGTGTTCCGGGTCGAGGATGCCGCGGCGGAGGCGCCTCGGGCGGCCGCCTTCGAAATCTCGGCGACCGGTCCCATCTTTGGATACAAGATGACCGAGCCGACCGGAGTTCCGGCGGAGATTGAGAATGAGATTCTCCAAACAGAGAACATTTCGAAGGACACTTTCCGTTCGTTGGCGCGGATGAAAATTCACGGCGCGCGGCGGCCCTTTCGTTTCCGGCCCGAGGGGCTGTCGATTGAGCCCGGCGAAGACGAGCACGGGCCGTTCATTGAGCTGCGATTCATCCTGCCGTCGGGCTGTTACGCCACGCTGATACTCGGTGAAATCTGCAAGCAGTACATGGAAGAAGGCCTGGAGGAGGAGTAA